In Klebsiella aerogenes, the DNA window CGGCGCGCCCTGACGATAGGCGGCGATATGGGCTACCAGTGCCGGAACTGACGGTGAAGAAAGACCATCGCGACCTTTCAACGCTTGCAGATAAGCGTCGCGAGAGTCGGTATCGGCGATCAGCCCATATGCGCCGGTAAAGGCCGGAATATTGAAGCTTTTCGATCCGGAGGTAAACAACGCCCACGGCCCCTGCGCGACATCGCTCCACGGCGTATGACGATGTTCGCCCCAGGTCATATCCATATGAATTTCATCGCTTATCACCCGCACATTATGTTTTGCGCACAACTGCGCCATCGTCGAAAGCTCATCGCGGCTCCAGACTTTGCCTGTAGGGTTGTGCGGGCTGCAGAGCAGTAAAATGCTATTGTCAGGGGCGGCGAGCGCCGTTTCCAGTTCATTCATGTCGCCGCGCCACTGGCCATCTTCAAACTTGAGTGCCACTGGCGCGACGCGGCGTTGGTTGCCGTCGATCGTTTTATAAAACGCATCATAGGCCGGAGTATGTACCACGATGCCGTCGCCCGGCTTTGACCACTGGCGAATCATCTCGGCAACCATGTAAATCACCGAAGGGCCGTAGACAATGGCCTCACGGTCAATGGAACTGTGAAAGCGGCTGGCGAACCAGTGGCTCACGGCGCCAAGAAAATCGTCGTTTTTCCAGCGGCTATAGCCAAAAACGCCGTGCGCCAGACGTTGGCTGACGGCATCGAGAATACAGGGAGCGGTGGCGAAATCCATATCGGAGATAGTGAACGGCAAAAGGTCGGCGGCGCCGAAGCGGTCGGCCACATAATCCCATTGGGTGCACCAGGTGCCGTGGCGGTCAACCGGCGTTGCAAAATCAAACATCTGAACTTCCTTAGCGAGTTCCCCCTTCCTGTAAAAGAAGGGGGAAAAGGGGTTAAGCCTGAACGGTATTCATCAGCGTGGCCATTTCATCTTTGACTGACTGGACCTGAGGACCGATGACCACCTGCAGATTGTGCTCATTAAGCTGGACCACGCCAATGGCGCGGTTGGCTTTCAGCGCCGCGGTGTCCACTTTGCTCATGTCGTTGACCGACAGACGCAGGCGGGTGATGCAGTTATCAAGGGTCACGATGTTGTCCGCACCGCCGAGAGCCGCCAGAATCGCGGGTACGTTATAGCCAGATTTACCAATGGTTCCCATAACCGCTTTTTCTACGCTGGCGGCGGTTTCGATATCGCGGCCCGGTGTTTTCAGATTAAAGCGAGTGATGGCGAAGCGGAAGATCCCGTAGTACACCGCGAACCAGATAGCGGCGACGACCGGCACTAAATACCACTTAGTCGACAGGCCGTGCAGGATGCCGAAGACCACGAAGTCGATGACGTTGCCGTCGGTGTTGCCGATGGTGACGCCAAGCACCGCCATGATCGTGAAACCGAGGCCGGTCAGCAGGGCGTGGATAACATACAGCACGGGCGCCACGAACAGGAACAGGAATTCCAGCGGTTCGGTGGTGCCGCCCACGACGCAGGCAATGACGCCGGAAATCAGCAACCCTTTAATTTTATGACGGTTCTCCGGGCGGGCACAGTGATACATCGCCAGCGCGGCGCCAGGCAGACCACCGAGGAAGGCGGGCATTTTGCCCTGCGACAGGAAGCGGGTGGCGCTCTCGGAGAAGCCGTGGGTGGTCGGGCAGCTCAGCTGCGCCTGGAAGATAGTCAGCGCGCCGCTGACGCTGTGGCCGCAAACGTCCATGGTGCCGCCTGCTTCGGTAAAGCGGATCAACGCCACCAGAATGTGGTGCAAACCGAATGGCAGCAGCAAACGCTCGCCGGTGCCGAAGATCATCGGGCCAAAATCACCTGCGCTATTGATAACGTGCCCCAGCGTGTTGATGCCCATCGCGAAGACCGGCCACACCAGCGGGATAACCAGGCCGACCAGGCCTAACACCACGGTGGTGATGATCGGCACAAAGCGCGTGCCGCCAAAGAAGGCCAGCGCATCCGGCAGGCGGATGTTGTGGAAACGTTCGTGCAGCATCCAGACGATAATACCGGCAATGACCGCGCCGAGGATCCCGGTGTCGATCGACTGAATGCCGATAATGTTCTGAATGTTGTTAGCTTTGAGGATCGCCGCATCGGTGGTCGGCAGGATGCCTTTCGCCGTCAGCCAGAAATTGACCGCGAGGTTCATCACCGCATAGCCGACGAAACCGGCAAAGGCGGCGACACCTTTATTCTCACGCGCCAGGCCAAGCGGGATGGCGATACAGAACATTACTGGCAGGAAGCTGAAGGCGAAAGAGCCGACTTTACTCATCCAGACGAAAATTGCCTGCAGCAGCGGCACGTCCAGCCACGGCAGCAGGGTTATCACATCATGGCTGCTTAACGAACTGCCGATCCCCAGCATGATCCCGCAAAACGAGAGCAACGCCACGGGCAACATAAAGGTTTTTCCCAACTGCTGGAAAAATTCCCATAAGGTAATTTTTGGTGCTGTTTTCGCCGTCATACACGAATCCTGGTTCTTAAAAGTGTCGATAGGATGTAACGTAGCGGCAAGATAAAACGTTTTACCATTTTTTAGTGCGATAAAAATCACATATTCAAGCGATAATAACGTTTATAAAGGTAACACACTGATAAAACGTTTTATCTAAAGGTAAAAGGGAGTCGGCCAGTCGTTATGGCTATCGCAAAAAAGATTACCATCAATGATGTGGCGCTGGCGGCAGGCGTCTCGGTCAGCACGGTATCACTGGTGCTCAGCGGCAAAGGGCGCATTTCATCGGCGACCGGCGAACGCGTCAATCAGGCTATCGAACAGCTGGGGTTTGTCCGTAATCGCCAGGCGGCTTCGCTGCGCGGCGGGCAAAGCGGGGTGATTGGACTTATCGTCAGCGATCTGTCCAAGCCGTTTTACGCTGAGCTGACCGCCGGGTTGACGGATTCGTTGGAATCGCAGGGCAAAATGGTTTTCCTGACGCAAGGCGGCCACCGCGGCGAGAAGATGCTGCAGCGTTTTGAGACGTTAGTCTCGCAGGGCGTGGATGGCGTGATTATTGCCGGCGCCATCGATAAGGGCGGCGAACTCCGCGACCGTGCCGCCGAGGTCGGCATGCCGTTGGTCTTCGCTTCCCGCGCCAGCTACCTGGACGATATCGATCTGATCCGCCCGGATAATATGCAGGCGGCGCAGATGGTGACCGAACATCTGATACGCCGCGGTCATCAGCGCATCGCCTGGCTTGGTGGGCAGAGCTCTTCATTAACCCGTGCCGAACGGGTGGGCGGCTACTGTGCGACTTTACTCAAGTATGGGTTGCCGTTTCATAGCGAATGGGTGGTTGAGTGTGAATCGAGCCAACAGCAGGCAGCGGAAGCGATGACCGCGCTGCTGCGCCAAAATCCGACCATCAGCGCGGTGCTGTGCTACAACAGCGTGATCGCCACTGGCGCGTGGTTCGGCCTGATGCGCGCCGGGCGGCAAAGCGGTGAGGACAGCGTGGAGAGCTATTTCGAACAACGGGTGGCGTTGGCGGCCTTTGCTGAGGTACCGGAATCGGCGTTGGATGATGTACCGTTAACATGGGTCACCACGCCTGCGCGGGAAATGGGTAACAGCCTCGCCGAGTGTATTTTACGTCGTCTGGAAGCAGGACAGGGCAGCGCGCGCAATCAGATTATGCCGCCGCGATTGGTCACCAGAAAATAGGGGCGCGATTAAAGTGATTTCCCGGGCTACAAAACCTGTAGCCCGGTAGGTTTCTGTTACTGCTGCGGTTCAGCGGTTGGCAACGTCAGGCCGAACATGGCGGCGAAATCGGCCAGCGGCATTTTCTGCCCGTTCAGCGTCACCTGGCCGTCGGCGTACTGCAGACTGGAGGTGATAGCATTATTTTCCATGGTGGTCAGGCGGAACATCTGGCCCATCGCCGCCAGGCCTTTGACCTGCTGATCGGCAAGTTTCGCCGCATCTTCCGGCTGGTAGCCTTCCAGCCCGGCAACCTGGGTCATCAATGCGGTGGCCATATCCACCGGGATCACCAACTTACCGTCCAGCGATTTAATGCTG includes these proteins:
- the malX gene encoding maltose/glucose-specific PTS transporter subunit IIBC, whose product is MTAKTAPKITLWEFFQQLGKTFMLPVALLSFCGIMLGIGSSLSSHDVITLLPWLDVPLLQAIFVWMSKVGSFAFSFLPVMFCIAIPLGLARENKGVAAFAGFVGYAVMNLAVNFWLTAKGILPTTDAAILKANNIQNIIGIQSIDTGILGAVIAGIIVWMLHERFHNIRLPDALAFFGGTRFVPIITTVVLGLVGLVIPLVWPVFAMGINTLGHVINSAGDFGPMIFGTGERLLLPFGLHHILVALIRFTEAGGTMDVCGHSVSGALTIFQAQLSCPTTHGFSESATRFLSQGKMPAFLGGLPGAALAMYHCARPENRHKIKGLLISGVIACVVGGTTEPLEFLFLFVAPVLYVIHALLTGLGFTIMAVLGVTIGNTDGNVIDFVVFGILHGLSTKWYLVPVVAAIWFAVYYGIFRFAITRFNLKTPGRDIETAASVEKAVMGTIGKSGYNVPAILAALGGADNIVTLDNCITRLRLSVNDMSKVDTAALKANRAIGVVQLNEHNLQVVIGPQVQSVKDEMATLMNTVQA
- a CDS encoding Mal regulon transcriptional regulator MalI, with the protein product MAIAKKITINDVALAAGVSVSTVSLVLSGKGRISSATGERVNQAIEQLGFVRNRQAASLRGGQSGVIGLIVSDLSKPFYAELTAGLTDSLESQGKMVFLTQGGHRGEKMLQRFETLVSQGVDGVIIAGAIDKGGELRDRAAEVGMPLVFASRASYLDDIDLIRPDNMQAAQMVTEHLIRRGHQRIAWLGGQSSSLTRAERVGGYCATLLKYGLPFHSEWVVECESSQQQAAEAMTALLRQNPTISAVLCYNSVIATGAWFGLMRAGRQSGEDSVESYFEQRVALAAFAEVPESALDDVPLTWVTTPAREMGNSLAECILRRLEAGQGSARNQIMPPRLVTRK
- a CDS encoding pyridoxal phosphate-dependent aminotransferase; its protein translation is MFDFATPVDRHGTWCTQWDYVADRFGAADLLPFTISDMDFATAPCILDAVSQRLAHGVFGYSRWKNDDFLGAVSHWFASRFHSSIDREAIVYGPSVIYMVAEMIRQWSKPGDGIVVHTPAYDAFYKTIDGNQRRVAPVALKFEDGQWRGDMNELETALAAPDNSILLLCSPHNPTGKVWSRDELSTMAQLCAKHNVRVISDEIHMDMTWGEHRHTPWSDVAQGPWALFTSGSKSFNIPAFTGAYGLIADTDSRDAYLQALKGRDGLSSPSVPALVAHIAAYRQGAPWLDALRDYLQDNMRYITRELNQAFPQLNWQPPQATYLAWIDLRPLGIDDHALQKALIEQQKVAIMPGYTYGEEGNGFVRLNAGCPRVKLEKGVQGLIATLRAQLR